In Nitrospirota bacterium, the DNA window AAAGTGTAGACAAGCGCAAGACCGAGGACGGTTGAGATAAAGCCGACTGTCAAAATGGAGAGGGTAATCTTGTTCTGCAGGTTGGTTCTAAAGATTCGAAACATTATTTCGTCTGCGACGGGACGGGGAGTTGTTGAACCGCCGCGCCATATTCGTATACCAGTTTTCCCCCTTTAAACGCGGCATAGCTTAAGAGGAGAATGGCGACGAAACTAAGGAGGATATAGAGGTTAAAAACCTGACCCGAAAGATCGCCTTTTTTGAAGAATCGGAAGACGAGAAGGACGACAAAAATGACGAGTGCGACCATGGCAAATCCCTTATGGTCATCGATTTGCCGTTCGCTAATGCCGGACGACTCGATTTTATCTTCGATCAGGATGCCCGCGCCAGCGGCTAAAGCACCCGTGATGACCGCGAGGATCAGGATATAATAGCCCATTTTTTGAAACTCCTTTTTCCGGGTAAACCGAAAAAGAATATCAAAGAAGAACGAGGTGAAAAATAACGCAATAGGAAAATGAACCAACATCGGATGGAGATGAAGAATATTAAACATGATGAGAATGCCCCACAAATTTATAAAATATTGAAAACAAAAGTAATATTTATATTACAAGATTCAGCGACAAGCGTTGCGGGTAAAGTTTCAATTGACATATCTTACACCTCCTTGTTAGAATGTTCAACTTCTATTCGCTCAATTTCGTGCATTTGGGCGGCGTACCCAAGTGGCTAAGGGAGCAGTCTGCAAAACTGCGATTCATCGGTTCGATTCCGATCGCCGCCTTCCCCAAAATCTCCTTTACGAACCCCTTTTCCACACTCCTGGCAAGCTTCATCTGATACAAATTCGTGATACAAATTCGTTCAATACCTGTCACAAAATTCATTTTTGTCTTTTCCATAGGACATACAGTGAATTTCTTCCCATAAATACGACAACATCTTTTCGACTCTCACCTTATTCGGAACGACGATATTGTAGGAAACAGCCGATTATCACCTTCATCTGGCCTATGTTGTCCTATAAAGTCATTAAGTATCTGATTATGGTAATATTTTACAGTGGAATATAAGTATAAAATAAAGTAACTAAAATAACTTTTAATATCCTAAAAAGATAATATTTTATATTTTTAGGTAAATATATTTTCATTAAAAATATTTAAATATGTTTTAAAATTAAATAAATATTAATAATATGAAAATTAAAAATATTTATTCATTATTTATTATTAATATATTTCATTATTATTATTTTAATTACAATTAGTTACAAATACGACATCAGATAAATTCGATATCTAAGTCTAATTATTTAGACAATTACATAATAATTTGGCATTTTGATTGAATTTTGGCAGTTTTATTGCATTTAAGCCTAGGAAAGAAATTATGAGGTCATTAGTTTTAGCGTCGTGAGGTTTAAATTCTTGAAATTGAAACAAGGAGAAACGGATATGCGGAATAGATTGAAAAACATTTTCCTGGCCCTGTTAGGGATATTATCGATTTTTATCGTTTATAATATACCTGTTGCGCAAGCGATTGTGCAATGCCCTGCCAATGATCCTTTGGCGGTCTGTATTCGGTTGGGTGCGACCGATGGTTATACCAAAGGGGCCGATGGGGAAGATCTCTATATTTTCGGTTTTGTCGATCTGACCGGCGTTCCCGAAAATGAAATCGTGAATTATAAGGGCCAGGCCCATCTTCCAGGTCCGATGATTGAAGTTTGGGAAGGCCAACATCTCTATATTACAGAGACAAACCTTGGCTTCAGTAACCGAATCGATCTGTTTGATCCGCATACGCTTCATTTTCACGGTTTCCCTCATGCGATGGCGATTTTCGACGGGGTTCCGGATAATTCGATTGCCGTGAACGACGGGCAGGATTTTACCTATTTTTATCAACTCAACGACCCGGGGACCTATCCCTATCATTGTCATCAGGAACCGGTTGAGCATATCCAGATGGGCATGGTCGCGTTGATCAATGTTCATCCGTTACAGGACGTTAGCCTCTACCCGGATCAGACGACCGCACTCGCCGCGCTCAAAGCAAAAGCAGGAATTGGCGACTTCAAATTCGCATCAAACGGATATGCCTATAACGACGGCGGAACGACTCCCGGTACCTCCACGACCTATTTTGATCGAGCCTTTAACTTCCTCATCGATGATATCGATGCCCGGAAACACCACAATGATGAAACAATTCAGGAAAGCAAGAATGAATGGCACGACTACCATCCCAATCAATATATTTTAAACGGCAGGGTCTATCCGGACACACTCCTCGCTCCGAATGATTCTACGATGACAAGCGGCCACGATTATATCGGAAGTACCTCCGCGCTTGTCACGGCAAATCAGGGAGAAAAAGTTCTTCTGCGGATGGTCAATCTTGGTTATAAAACCCATACCTTGACGATTCCCGGAATCACAATGCGTGTTATCGGTGAAGACGCGAAAATTCTTCGGGGTCCGACCGGCCTTGATCTTTCCTATTCAAGAACCGGGATCGAACTTGCCGGAGGCAAAACAGCTGATATACTTCTGGATACGGCTGGGGTTGCAAAGGGGACCTATTTCATGTACGCGAGAGAACTTAACCAGGAAGGCTATTTAAGTCTGACCGATATTTTGACGAACGCCCCGCAGAGTGAAAACAACGGCGGGATGATGACTCAGATTATCATTAATTAAATTAAGGTGATGGAGAGACCCATGGATTTTTCGAAGACAAAAAGAATCGTACTTGCCGCTTTCTTAACCTGCTTGATCGTAGGGGGGGCGCAGTCCCTTTCGATGGCTCAGGACATTCATCTCAAGGCTAAAAAGGGGTTCATTACCGAGCCGGATGGAAACGGGGTTCCCATGTGGGGATTTACCCAGGATGGGAATTTTCGCTACCCGGGTCCGACCATCGAGGTCAACCAAAATGAAGTCGTCAATGTCTATCTGCAGAACATTGATGTTCCTGAACCTGTTTCGATTGTCTTTTTTGGACAGGAAGGCGTTTCCAATCAGGATCCTGTCTATGTGACCAACGACGGTTTAACCACAACGTTACCTGGCGATAAGCGGACGTTAAGGTCGATGGCGGCGGAAGCGCTCCCGGGTGGAGCTGAAATCCTCTATACTTTTACGGCAAGCAAAGCGGGTACCTACTACTATCAGAGCGGGACTCATGCGGACGAACAGATTGATATGGGCCTTTTCGGCGGAATCATTGTCCGACCCACAGGGTACAATGCCGCCACGAACAAGATTGCCTATGCCAATTGTTCAAATTGCGGATACGACCGGGAATTTCTCTTTCTTTTGAGTGCCGTCGATTCCATCCAGCATAACCGGGTTGAAGCAGGCCTTCCATACGAGAGCACCTCTTATATGCCCTCATATTGGTTTATCAACGGGCGTTCATTTCCCGATACACTTGAAGAGACCTATCCGGAATCAGCCCAATTTCAAAGTCAACCGATGAATGCGCTGGTAAAAAGCTATCCCGGAGAAAAACTATTGTTCAGAACAATTACGCTGGATCGTGACATTCACCCCTTTCATCATCACGGCGTCCATGCGCTGGTTCTGGCAAAGAACGGCAAACTCCTGCAGAGCGCTTCTTCGGCACCCTTGGCCGACCTCGCGGTCCTTCAATTTTCACAATCTGTTCCGGTCGGTGAAACCGCCGATTCGATCTGGTCCTGGGATGCCAATGATCCGAGTGCCCCTCAAATGGGTGGAAGTCATGAAACGATGCTGGGATATGATATCTATGGTAACGATCAAAATAACCTCATTCCGGTTGCCATTCCGCAAGACCTTGCTTTAGTGCATGGTCCATTTTACAGCGGCAGCCCGTATCTTGGGAAAACCGGTGACCTTCCAGTCGCAGAAACGGCGGTGAGTCTGAACCATGGCGGAGAGCATTATATGATTTTTCATAGCCACCATGAAATAGAACTAACCAATTTCGATGAAACTCCGGGTGGGATGATGACCCAGATTATGATCTGCGCTCCCGGTGCTCAAGCTTGTCAATAAAAGGATCGGCGCTATAATTAAAAACAGTCTTGGAAATGAAACATGAAAACGGAATTAGGAATTAACCGAAAAAAAGGGATGGAAACCATGGCTAAGAGAAGTGGATTGAGACGATCAATGATGTTCTGCGGGCTTCTGTTATTAAGCCTCGTGCTTCTGAATTCTGGGAAAGGATGGGCGGCGGCCTACAATCTTAAGGCCACGACCGGAACGGCAACCATGCCGGACGGTGCCGTGATCCCGATCTGGGGATATGCGGCTTGTACGGATGAGACCTTTACATCGTGCGGGCCGGCCACTCTACCTGGACCTCAGTTAGAGGTGACAGATGGATCATTGACGATCAACCTGTCCAATGACCTGCCAGAGCCGGTTTCAATCATGATTCCGGGTCAAACCATTCAGCCGACTCCGACAGGAAAATCCTTTACGGTTGAAGCGGCATCTGGCGGGGGAACAGCCTCCTATACCTTTAGTAATGTCCGTCCCGGAACCCATCTTTACGAAAGCGGATCGAATCATGCGAAACAGGTTCAAATGGGACTTTACGGCGCATTGATTGTCCGCCCGGCGGGATTTTCTTCTTCGAATTTAATTGATTTCGATTCAAACAGCACTTTCAATCAGGAAAGAGTCCTTCTTCTTAGTGAAATCGACCCGGACTGGCATGCTGCGGTTTCCGGTGGTCAGCAGTATAATGGAATCTATTTTAATCCCAAATATTGGTTAATGAATGGCAAGGCCTATCCTGAAACCCAGGATCTCATTACCAAAAGCGGCAACAAAATGTTACTCCGTTATCTCAATGCCGGTGCTCAGGATCATGTCATCGTCATACAGGGTATTTCTCAGCATGAAGTGGCTAATGACGGATATCCTGTAAATTACCCCCAGGATACTTACACGGCGTTGGTGAATCCAGGGGAGACCCGGGATCTGATGATCACCCCTTCTGCTATGGGGACGTTCTCATTGTTTGACCGAAGACTCGATATTACCAATAAAGATAAATTTCCGGGTGGAATGATCTCAATGCTCCGGGTCATTGATTCGACCCTGACAGGTCTTCAGATTTTATCGACGGCACCTGGCATGGTCACTGTGGAAAATCTCTATTCCTATGATACGGTGGCGATTGACGCCGACCATCTTGATGCAACATTGATTTATACCATTGTGCCGGGACCCAGTACAGTCTCTTCTCTGACGCCCGCGACAGTGAGCGTGGACCCGTCGACAGGAAGAATAACCTGGCCGACCATCCTTGCGGATAATTCTGCGACAAACGGATCTTATCCGATGACGCTTTCGGTTTCAGATAGTTATGGTGGTCCGGTTAGCCAGACCTTTAATGTTTATGTGAACAGTAATCCCGCATTTGGTGGCGCGCTCGGTAGCGTTTCTATTGCGGCAGGGTCTA includes these proteins:
- a CDS encoding multicopper oxidase domain-containing protein, translating into MRNRLKNIFLALLGILSIFIVYNIPVAQAIVQCPANDPLAVCIRLGATDGYTKGADGEDLYIFGFVDLTGVPENEIVNYKGQAHLPGPMIEVWEGQHLYITETNLGFSNRIDLFDPHTLHFHGFPHAMAIFDGVPDNSIAVNDGQDFTYFYQLNDPGTYPYHCHQEPVEHIQMGMVALINVHPLQDVSLYPDQTTALAALKAKAGIGDFKFASNGYAYNDGGTTPGTSTTYFDRAFNFLIDDIDARKHHNDETIQESKNEWHDYHPNQYILNGRVYPDTLLAPNDSTMTSGHDYIGSTSALVTANQGEKVLLRMVNLGYKTHTLTIPGITMRVIGEDAKILRGPTGLDLSYSRTGIELAGGKTADILLDTAGVAKGTYFMYARELNQEGYLSLTDILTNAPQSENNGGMMTQIIIN
- a CDS encoding multicopper oxidase domain-containing protein; the protein is MDFSKTKRIVLAAFLTCLIVGGAQSLSMAQDIHLKAKKGFITEPDGNGVPMWGFTQDGNFRYPGPTIEVNQNEVVNVYLQNIDVPEPVSIVFFGQEGVSNQDPVYVTNDGLTTTLPGDKRTLRSMAAEALPGGAEILYTFTASKAGTYYYQSGTHADEQIDMGLFGGIIVRPTGYNAATNKIAYANCSNCGYDREFLFLLSAVDSIQHNRVEAGLPYESTSYMPSYWFINGRSFPDTLEETYPESAQFQSQPMNALVKSYPGEKLLFRTITLDRDIHPFHHHGVHALVLAKNGKLLQSASSAPLADLAVLQFSQSVPVGETADSIWSWDANDPSAPQMGGSHETMLGYDIYGNDQNNLIPVAIPQDLALVHGPFYSGSPYLGKTGDLPVAETAVSLNHGGEHYMIFHSHHEIELTNFDETPGGMMTQIMICAPGAQACQ
- a CDS encoding DUF2231 domain-containing protein → MFNILHLHPMLVHFPIALFFTSFFFDILFRFTRKKEFQKMGYYILILAVITGALAAGAGILIEDKIESSGISERQIDDHKGFAMVALVIFVVLLVFRFFKKGDLSGQVFNLYILLSFVAILLLSYAAFKGGKLVYEYGAAVQQLPVPSQTK